One stretch of Limnohabitans sp. DNA includes these proteins:
- a CDS encoding arginine/lysine/ornithine decarboxylase yields MKFRFPIVIIDEDYRSENTSGLGIRALADAIIAEGFEVLGVTSYGDLSQFAQQQSRASAFILSIDDEEFSPGPDLDPAVINLRAFIDEVRRKNADVPIYIYGETKTSRHLPNDILRELHGFIHMFEDTPEFVARHIIREAKSYLEGVQPPFFKALLDYAEDGSYSWHCPGHSGGVAFLKSPVGQMYHQFYGENMLRADVCNAVEELGQLLDHNGAIGESERNAARIFNADHCFFVTNGTSTSNKIVWHHAVAPGDVVVVDRNCHKSILHAIIMTGAVPVFMKPTRNHFGIIGPIPKSEFEPAEIMAKIKANPLLKGVDPKKVKPRVMTLTQSTYDGVLYNTETIKSMLDGYVENLHFDEAWLPHAAFHPFYGPYHAMGKKRARPKESMVYATQSIHKLLAGISQASHVLVQDAQNVKLDRPLFNEAYLMHTSTSPQYSIIASCDVAAAMMEPPGGTALVEESIAEALDFRRAMRKVDAEYGNDWWFKVWGPEKLADEGIGRADEWILRNDPRKKASKWHGFGQQLADGFNMLDPIKSTIVTPGLDLDGKFDKTGIPASIVSKFLTEHGVVVEKTGLYSFFIMFTIGITKGRWNTLLTALQQFKDEYAKNQPMWKIMPEFCQKYPRYERMGLRDLCQHVHEMYARYDIARLTTDMYLSDLAPAMRPSDAYAHIAQRKTERVEIDHLEGRITVGLVTPYPPGIPLLIPGEVFNKKIVDYLKFAREFNEKCPGFETDIHGLVEIKDDDGKKRYFADCVMT; encoded by the coding sequence ATGAAATTCCGCTTTCCCATCGTCATCATTGACGAAGATTACCGCTCCGAGAACACTTCGGGCTTGGGCATTCGTGCACTGGCAGATGCGATCATTGCCGAGGGGTTTGAAGTGTTGGGGGTGACCAGTTATGGCGATCTGTCTCAGTTTGCGCAACAACAAAGCCGAGCCAGCGCGTTCATTCTCTCGATAGACGATGAAGAGTTCTCGCCCGGGCCGGACTTGGACCCCGCAGTCATCAATTTGCGCGCCTTCATTGACGAAGTTCGTCGCAAGAACGCCGATGTGCCTATCTACATTTATGGCGAAACCAAAACATCGCGGCATTTGCCCAACGACATCCTGCGGGAGTTGCATGGTTTCATCCACATGTTCGAGGACACCCCGGAATTTGTGGCGCGTCACATCATCCGTGAAGCCAAGAGTTATCTGGAGGGCGTACAACCACCTTTCTTCAAAGCCTTGCTTGACTATGCCGAAGACGGTTCGTATTCATGGCACTGTCCCGGACACTCTGGAGGAGTGGCTTTCCTCAAGAGCCCTGTGGGCCAGATGTACCACCAGTTCTATGGCGAGAACATGTTGCGCGCCGACGTTTGCAATGCGGTGGAAGAGTTGGGGCAACTGTTGGACCACAACGGCGCCATTGGCGAAAGCGAGCGTAATGCCGCGCGCATCTTCAATGCCGACCATTGTTTTTTTGTAACCAATGGCACGAGCACATCCAACAAGATTGTTTGGCACCATGCAGTAGCGCCTGGCGATGTGGTGGTGGTAGACCGCAATTGTCATAAATCGATCCTGCACGCGATCATCATGACTGGAGCAGTACCGGTCTTCATGAAACCAACCCGCAACCATTTCGGCATCATTGGCCCGATTCCAAAAAGTGAGTTTGAGCCTGCAGAGATCATGGCCAAGATCAAGGCCAACCCATTGCTCAAGGGCGTGGATCCTAAAAAGGTCAAACCCCGCGTGATGACGCTCACGCAGTCCACCTACGACGGCGTCCTCTACAACACCGAAACCATCAAAAGCATGCTGGATGGGTATGTCGAAAACCTGCATTTTGATGAGGCTTGGTTGCCCCATGCAGCTTTTCATCCGTTTTATGGGCCTTACCATGCCATGGGCAAAAAGCGCGCGCGACCCAAGGAATCGATGGTCTATGCCACCCAATCCATCCACAAACTGCTGGCCGGGATCAGCCAGGCCAGCCATGTGCTGGTCCAGGATGCCCAGAACGTCAAACTTGACAGGCCTCTTTTCAACGAGGCCTATCTCATGCATACCTCCACGTCTCCACAGTACAGCATCATCGCCAGCTGCGATGTGGCTGCCGCCATGATGGAGCCGCCGGGTGGTACCGCATTGGTCGAAGAAAGCATTGCAGAGGCCCTGGACTTCCGGCGGGCCATGCGCAAGGTGGATGCCGAATATGGCAACGACTGGTGGTTCAAGGTTTGGGGGCCGGAAAAGCTGGCTGATGAAGGCATAGGCCGTGCTGACGAATGGATTTTGCGCAATGACCCTCGCAAAAAAGCCAGCAAGTGGCACGGCTTTGGCCAGCAATTGGCCGACGGCTTCAACATGCTCGACCCGATCAAGTCCACCATCGTCACCCCCGGACTGGACCTGGATGGCAAGTTCGACAAAACCGGCATTCCAGCGTCCATCGTCAGCAAGTTTTTGACCGAACACGGTGTGGTGGTCGAGAAGACGGGCCTTTACAGCTTCTTCATCATGTTCACCATCGGCATCACCAAGGGCCGCTGGAACACGTTGCTGACTGCTTTGCAGCAGTTCAAGGACGAGTACGCCAAGAACCAGCCGATGTGGAAAATCATGCCTGAGTTTTGCCAGAAATACCCGCGTTATGAGCGCATGGGGCTGCGCGATTTGTGTCAGCATGTGCACGAGATGTACGCTAGGTACGACATTGCTCGCTTGACGACCGATATGTACTTGTCTGACCTTGCTCCGGCGATGCGTCCTTCCGATGCTTATGCGCACATAGCGCAGCGCAAAACAGAGCGGGTAGAAATCGACCATCTGGAGGGGCGCATCACCGTTGGCTTGGTCACCCCTTATCCCCCTGGTATTCCCCTTTTGATTCCGGGCGAAGTCTTCAACAAGAAGATCGTGGATTACTTGAAATTTGCCCGCGAGTTCAATGAAAAGTGTCCCGGATTCGAAACGGACATCCATGGCTTGGTGGAGATCAAGGACGATGACGGCAAGAAGCGCTACTTTGCCGATTGCGTCATGACCTGA
- a CDS encoding branched-chain amino acid ABC transporter substrate-binding protein, producing MTFSGARSLTLVSVAVAAVVLAACGKKEVVSSELVVKIGHVGPVSGAIAHLGKDNENGARMAIEELNAAGLKIGDKTLKFELLAEDDAADPKQGTAAAQKLVDAKVNGVIGHLNSGTTIPASQIYNTAGIPQISPSATNPKYTRQGYAGAFRVVADDVHLGGTLGKYAVETLKGKSIAVIDDRTAYGQGVAEEFKKAVTAAGGAIAGHEFTTDKASDFNAILTTLKAKKPDIVFFGGMDAVAGPMLRQMKSLGIQAKFMGGDGICSSELAKLAGDAMRDESVVCAEAGGVEGEQKVGMDKFRADFKAKFNADVQVYAPYVYDAVKVMATAMVNAGSADPAKYLPALKSITYKGVTGDIAFDEKGDIKNGALTLYTYKGGERSQIAVVR from the coding sequence ATGACTTTTTCTGGTGCACGTTCTTTGACTTTGGTGTCTGTTGCGGTTGCTGCAGTTGTTTTGGCTGCATGCGGCAAGAAGGAAGTGGTTTCTAGCGAGCTTGTTGTGAAGATTGGCCATGTGGGGCCGGTCAGTGGTGCGATTGCCCACTTGGGCAAAGACAATGAGAATGGCGCCCGCATGGCCATTGAAGAGCTCAATGCTGCGGGCCTGAAGATCGGTGACAAAACCCTCAAATTCGAGTTGCTGGCCGAAGACGACGCAGCAGATCCGAAGCAGGGCACTGCCGCTGCACAAAAACTGGTTGATGCCAAGGTCAACGGTGTCATCGGTCACCTCAACTCAGGTACCACCATTCCCGCTTCACAGATTTACAACACCGCGGGCATCCCCCAAATTTCGCCATCGGCGACCAATCCCAAGTACACCCGCCAAGGTTATGCCGGTGCTTTCCGCGTGGTGGCTGACGATGTGCACCTCGGGGGTACTTTGGGCAAGTACGCTGTCGAAACCCTCAAAGGGAAAAGCATTGCGGTGATTGATGACCGTACAGCTTACGGTCAGGGTGTAGCCGAAGAGTTCAAGAAGGCCGTTACTGCTGCTGGTGGTGCCATTGCGGGGCATGAGTTCACCACCGACAAGGCCTCTGATTTCAATGCGATTTTGACCACACTCAAGGCCAAAAAGCCTGACATCGTTTTCTTTGGCGGTATGGACGCCGTAGCCGGCCCCATGTTGCGTCAGATGAAGTCCTTGGGCATCCAGGCCAAGTTCATGGGTGGAGATGGCATTTGCTCCTCGGAGTTGGCCAAGTTGGCGGGTGACGCGATGCGTGATGAAAGCGTTGTGTGCGCCGAAGCTGGCGGTGTGGAAGGTGAGCAAAAGGTCGGCATGGACAAGTTCCGCGCCGATTTCAAAGCCAAATTCAATGCCGATGTCCAGGTCTACGCGCCTTATGTCTATGACGCGGTCAAGGTCATGGCCACTGCAATGGTCAATGCAGGCTCTGCCGACCCTGCCAAGTACTTGCCAGCACTCAAGAGCATCACCTACAAGGGCGTGACGGGTGACATCGCGTTCGACGAAAAAGGCGACATCAAAAATGGTGCTTTGACCTTGTACACCTACAAAGGAGGCGAGCGTTCACAAATCGCTGTGGTACGTTGA
- a CDS encoding DNA polymerase III subunit chi — MTRIEFHFNIAERLLHTCRLLRKVRAQALRVAVVGAPVTLQQLDFELWRFHDVSFLAHCTSESPLQVQSASPICLGAHPQVWGVEDVLVNLGDQVPQGFDRFKRFIEIVSSDDHGKAQARLRWRHYKSLGYEPEQHDMSRTSEP, encoded by the coding sequence ATGACCCGGATCGAATTTCACTTCAATATTGCCGAGCGGTTGCTGCACACCTGTCGTCTGTTGCGCAAAGTTCGGGCCCAGGCATTGCGTGTGGCTGTGGTGGGTGCGCCAGTCACTTTGCAACAACTGGATTTCGAGTTGTGGCGCTTTCATGATGTTTCTTTTTTGGCCCATTGCACGTCGGAATCGCCTCTACAGGTACAAAGCGCATCGCCCATCTGCTTGGGTGCTCATCCCCAAGTTTGGGGTGTGGAAGATGTGTTGGTGAATTTGGGCGATCAGGTTCCGCAAGGGTTTGACCGATTCAAGCGTTTCATTGAAATTGTCTCTAGTGATGACCACGGAAAAGCGCAAGCCCGTCTGCGGTGGAGGCATTACAAAAGTCTGGGGTATGAACCAGAGCAACACGATATGTCCAGGACTTCCGAGCCATGA
- a CDS encoding leucyl aminopeptidase, producing MNFQIQKLSLSEAIQGQLDALIVLWPSQVTPHALAHDPVTRWVAKAIEQGDFELKAGAVISLYCQPGILPRHLVVVCTADNQPPQIRAAVQLAWGALKLAKIKHLGLHVVGNATPQGLQSAFSGLAEASYCYTTTLSQPKTRALKQVRFSSANVTAALESAVRHAQALVAGVELAKEWANRPANHATPSHLARAAQDVATGRAFKCEVLGPKEVAKLGMGAFMAVAQGAAEPLRFIVMRYSGASASQAPVVLVGKGITFDTGGISIKPAPEMDEMKYDMGGAASVLGVFKALGYLKPKINVVGLIPATENMPDGLAVKPGDVVTSMSGQTIEILNTDAEGRLVLCDALTYAERFKPQAVIDIATLTGACVIALGSVRSGLFSSHDALARALEQAGDFSGDPCWRMPLDDDYAEGLKSRFADVANVAGRAAGAVTAAKFLQRFSKSFAWAHLDIAGTAWRSGAAKGATGRPVGLLLQYLITLASRTEVSGAGQEKITKTNKTAKRVRKSLVKAMPTAARKGRPA from the coding sequence ATGAACTTCCAAATCCAAAAACTTTCTCTGTCTGAAGCCATACAGGGCCAATTGGACGCTTTGATCGTTTTATGGCCGAGCCAAGTGACCCCTCACGCCTTGGCCCATGACCCTGTGACCCGATGGGTGGCCAAAGCCATTGAGCAGGGCGACTTTGAGCTCAAGGCAGGAGCGGTCATTTCGCTGTATTGCCAACCAGGCATTTTGCCGCGCCACCTGGTGGTGGTTTGCACCGCTGACAACCAGCCCCCTCAAATTCGTGCTGCTGTTCAATTGGCCTGGGGGGCGTTGAAGTTGGCCAAGATCAAACATTTAGGCTTGCATGTGGTGGGCAATGCCACGCCCCAAGGTCTTCAATCGGCCTTTTCCGGTTTGGCAGAGGCCAGTTACTGCTACACCACCACCTTGAGCCAGCCCAAAACGCGCGCTCTCAAACAGGTAAGGTTCAGTTCGGCCAATGTCACTGCAGCCCTCGAGTCGGCTGTGCGGCATGCACAAGCCCTGGTAGCAGGTGTGGAGTTGGCCAAGGAGTGGGCCAATCGTCCGGCCAACCATGCCACGCCTTCCCATTTGGCCCGCGCTGCCCAGGACGTTGCTACTGGCCGTGCATTCAAGTGCGAGGTGCTGGGCCCCAAAGAAGTGGCCAAGTTGGGCATGGGTGCCTTCATGGCCGTGGCTCAGGGCGCGGCCGAACCCTTGCGTTTCATTGTCATGCGTTATAGCGGCGCATCGGCTTCTCAAGCCCCTGTGGTCCTGGTGGGCAAAGGCATCACATTTGACACGGGGGGGATTTCCATCAAGCCAGCACCCGAAATGGACGAAATGAAGTACGACATGGGGGGCGCTGCCAGTGTGTTGGGTGTGTTCAAGGCCTTGGGCTACTTAAAGCCCAAAATCAATGTGGTGGGCTTGATACCTGCAACTGAAAACATGCCCGATGGTTTGGCAGTCAAGCCCGGGGATGTCGTGACCAGCATGAGTGGCCAGACCATTGAAATCTTGAACACCGATGCCGAAGGCCGTCTGGTGCTGTGCGATGCGCTCACTTATGCCGAACGCTTCAAGCCTCAGGCGGTGATTGACATCGCCACCCTCACCGGCGCTTGTGTCATCGCCTTGGGATCTGTTCGCAGTGGCTTGTTTTCTAGCCATGACGCATTGGCCCGTGCCCTTGAGCAGGCCGGTGATTTCTCGGGGGATCCTTGCTGGCGCATGCCCCTGGATGACGACTATGCCGAGGGCCTGAAGTCTCGTTTCGCCGACGTGGCCAACGTCGCAGGTCGTGCAGCTGGCGCGGTCACAGCGGCCAAGTTCCTGCAGCGATTCTCAAAGAGCTTCGCCTGGGCTCATTTGGACATTGCTGGCACGGCTTGGCGCAGTGGCGCAGCCAAAGGCGCCACTGGCCGCCCTGTGGGGCTGTTGTTGCAATACTTGATAACTTTGGCATCCCGAACCGAGGTGTCGGGCGCGGGTCAAGAAAAAATCACCAAAACAAACAAAACCGCGAAGCGTGTTCGCAAAAGCTTGGTCAAGGCCATGCCTACTGCAGCACGCAAGGGCCGACCTGCCTGA
- the lptF gene encoding LPS export ABC transporter permease LptF → MLFHSALRKDLARNFGATLLILVTIVMTIILIRTLGQASRGSVNPSEVMLVMGLSVLGQMTTIITLSLFIACVATLSRMYGESEMVIWFSSGQGLAQFVRPLFRFSWPIFLVIALLALLVWPWSHQQIQDLRQRFEKRNDVERIAPGQFQESAGGNRVFFIDKDSPGQNWGNNVFVSSRDGRLESVTTASQGRIEFVGQDRFLFLENGQQWLTNLDTGVTRLTQFERYQLLIDADTAPLSDVRSSRQSTTLQLIQQPTLSNQAELCWRIGLVLTAMNMVLLALVLSAVNPRVGRSYHLGLALFVFVAYYNLLTVGQSWISAGRVSALSFVMALHGGILALSLLWLGWRHMNWNWRNLWTGTPRPQGAPS, encoded by the coding sequence ATGTTATTCCATTCCGCTTTACGCAAAGACCTGGCCCGCAACTTTGGTGCGACGCTGCTGATTTTGGTGACCATCGTCATGACGATCATCCTGATTCGCACTTTGGGCCAAGCCAGCAGAGGCAGCGTCAACCCCTCCGAGGTGATGCTGGTGATGGGCTTGAGCGTGCTGGGACAGATGACCACCATCATTACTTTGAGCTTGTTCATCGCTTGCGTCGCCACCTTGTCACGAATGTATGGAGAAAGTGAAATGGTCATCTGGTTCTCCAGTGGCCAAGGTTTGGCTCAATTCGTTCGACCACTTTTCCGCTTTTCCTGGCCGATTTTCTTGGTGATTGCCTTGCTGGCCTTGTTGGTATGGCCCTGGAGTCACCAACAAATTCAGGATTTGCGCCAGCGTTTTGAAAAAAGAAACGATGTAGAACGGATCGCACCGGGACAGTTTCAGGAGTCGGCTGGTGGTAACCGGGTGTTTTTCATCGACAAAGACAGCCCAGGTCAAAACTGGGGGAATAATGTCTTCGTTTCGAGCCGGGATGGTCGCCTTGAAAGTGTCACTACCGCATCGCAGGGCCGTATTGAATTCGTAGGACAGGACCGTTTTTTATTTCTTGAGAACGGCCAACAATGGTTAACCAACCTGGACACTGGGGTGACCCGCCTAACCCAATTTGAGCGTTACCAGTTGTTGATCGATGCCGACACGGCCCCACTCAGTGACGTGCGCAGCAGCCGCCAAAGCACCACCTTGCAACTGATTCAACAACCCACCTTGAGCAACCAGGCTGAATTGTGTTGGCGCATTGGCTTGGTGCTCACCGCCATGAACATGGTTTTGCTGGCTTTGGTGCTTTCGGCTGTGAACCCCCGCGTGGGTCGCAGTTATCACCTGGGATTGGCTTTGTTTGTGTTTGTGGCTTATTACAACCTGCTGACTGTTGGACAAAGTTGGATCAGTGCCGGGCGGGTCAGTGCGCTGTCCTTTGTCATGGCCTTGCATGGGGGCATTTTGGCCTTGTCTCTGTTATGGCTGGGCTGGCGTCACATGAATTGGAATTGGCGCAACCTGTGGACCGGGACACCGCGCCCCCAAGGAGCGCCATCATGA